Within the Verrucomicrobiota bacterium genome, the region ACCTCGTCCTCTGTCACGACGACCTGAGGCGCAACCGGCTTGGAACTTGCGCCCAGACAATTCACTAAGTGCAGATATTGATGAATGTGGTGCGCGGCATTTGAGAATTCCTGAACCGCTGGCGCAGGGTTGATTTGGATCAGGCGGCGAACCTCGCCTCCGGACCGCTTGCGCATCGGAACGTTTCCGGAACGCGCGGCGATCGCTTGCGTCAGCAGTCCGCGGCGCCATTGGCCTCGGTAACCAACGCGCATTGGGATCCGCGCCAGCCAGGCCTCCAGCGCGGAACGAAACGAATTCGGCAAAACCACAGCCAGGTCGAACGTCTCACCGCGCAAGCGCCGGCCCACGGACCAGGCGGATTCCCTTTCTGCAATGGGCCAAATCGAATCAATCGCCGGATGGTGACGCCAGAGATCCGCAAGCTTGGCCGGTGTCAGAATGGCGATCTGCGGCTGCGGGTGAGCCTCGCGGAGCCGCAGCAACGCCGGCGTGCTCATCACCGCGTCTCCCAGCCAATTCACGCCGCGCACAAGGATCTTGGCCGGTCGCGCTGGAGAAGGTGGATTTGGCGTCATCAGCCGGTAGAACGCTGCAACGCTTTAACGCTTTAACGGCTCAACCGCTTGTCGAGCGAGGTCTGGGTTTCCCCTCCGGGGTGTTCCCTTGCGCGGCTTCCAGCGTTGATGAACCCAGAACCAGTTGGGTGGATCGCGCAGGATGGCCTTCTCAAAAGCCCGATTCATTTCCCGGACAATGTCTTCAACGGACCGCGGCTCCCCGTTCGCGTAAGTTGGGATCGGTTCGCCGATCTCGATCACCCAGCGCGCCAGGTCGGCCCGGTAACAAATCGCGGTGTAGAGCGTTGCACGATAGCGAAGGGCCAGCACGGCGGGGGCGGCACTCGTCGAGCACTCCCGTCCCAGGAACGGCAACCATAATCCGTGGTCGCCCGCGTGCTGGTCCGCGAGCAATCCCAGAAGCATCCCGGAACCGTTGAGCGCCTCGCGCAACGCCTTCGCATCCGTGCGCCGCTCGAAAAATCGGCAACCGGATCGCTCCCGCAAGGATTGCAACAACCGATTCAAGGAAGGGTGCTTCAAACCGCGGTACGTCGTGGCCGGACTCAAGCCCGTGACGCAAATCGCGCGACGGGCATAAAGCTCGAAATTTCCGAAATGCCCGATGGCAACAATGCAGTTTCCCGCCGCCTGGCCGTCCCGGGTCGCCTGCAACCGCTCGGCGCCCACGACTTCCAAAACACCGTCCAACTCGGCGTCAGACAGCGACGCCGTTTTGATGGCGGACACAAAGTTCTCGCCAATCCTCCGAAAATTTTCCCGGGCGATGCGGCGGAGTTCTTTCGGGGATTTCTCGGCTCCAAAACACTGTTTCAAATTCCGCAAGGCCACTCGGCGATGGCGCCCGTCGAGCCAATAAGCCACGGCGCCGCCGGCGCGTCCCATCTTCGCGGCCCAACGAAGTGGCAGCCGCTGAATGAGCGCGACGGCGCTCCGCGCCAGGCAATAGAGAAGTCGATCCATACCATACTGCGACGGACTTTTGATTTACTGGCGAATCTTTCGAAAACGCCTTTTGGGTGGAACAGGCCACTGGCCTGTTGCGGCAGGCTACCAGCCTGCCGCCATCTTCGGCGGCAAGTTGCCGCCGAAAACGGGCTGTTAGCCCGTTCCACCCATGTTCAAAACACACTCTTAAACTTAAACTTAACGAAAGCAAATCTGCCGGACGCAGTCCTGGAAATCCTTCGCGCCTTTCAGAATCTTGATTTCCACGCGCATGAAAAGAATCGGCAAGTCGCGCCGATCCAGTTTGGGGAAGCGCACGGCGTCCTTCTGCGTGGTGACGATGACCTCCGCCTGGCGCTTCTTGCCTCGATTGATGACGTTAAGGATTTCCTGCTGGGAAAAGCGGTGGTGATCCGCGAACCGTTTCGTATAAACCAGATCGTTTCCCAACTTCACCAGTGACTGCTCGAAGCTTTCCGGTTGCGCAATGCCGCTCAAGGCGGCGACGCGTTTGTTCTTCAGAAATTCCAATCCGAAACGTTCCCCGGTGAATACGTCCTCGAAGTAAAGCGGATGATGCACGCACTCGATGATGCTCGCGTTCGGATTCAACTGCGCGATTCGCTTGCGCAGGCCGACGGCGTTGCCGTCGCTTTTCGTGATGAAGATCGTGCTGGCGCGAAACAGGTGCGACGGCGGTTCGCGCAGCGTGCCGCGCGGCAGCATATACTCGTTCCCGAACGGCTGTTGATAGTCGATGAGCACAATGTCCCGGCGCCGGCCTTTGAGTTTCCAGTATTGAAAACCATCGTCCAGGAGCAGGGTGTCGCACCCGAATTTTTCGATCGCGTAACGCCCGCTCTTGACCCGGTCCTTGTCCACGAGAACGACGACGTCCTTGAGATTCGACGCGAGCATGTAGGGTTCGTCGCCAGCCGTCTCCGAATCGAGCAGCAACGATTTGCCGTCGGAAACAACTCGCGGAGGCGTGCTATCTTCGCGGAAGAGCAACTTATCGATGAAACGCTTCGTTAACGGCGGGGGCTTGGAACGGTACCCGCGCGATAGAATCGCCACGGTGCGGCCCTGGTCTTGCAGTTCCCGGGCAAACTTTTCGACCACGGGAGTTTTGCCGGTCCCGCCCACGGTGAGGTTCCCAATCGCGATCACCTGCACGCCGAGCGTATGGTCGCGGAGGATGCGAACGCTGTAGAGAAAATGGCGGAGTTTGACCGCGACCTGGAAGAGTTTGGAGAGCAGGAACAAGGTAAACCGGACGATCGCCGCGCGTTTGCCGCGCCGCTGCTCGAAGATGACTTCCAGAACGAAGGTTTCGAGATTTTCCGTCCAGGCTCGAAATTGCTCACGCATCGGGCGGCCAGTTTGCCAACCTGGCAACCCCAGAGCAAGAGTTCGCACGGTGCGCTGGCGGATGCAACTCCTCAGTTAACGACGGTGGGGCGACGCTCCTGCGGAGCTTTTCTTCGAGGCATGGGCTCGGGAGGAGTCTCGCCCCACCTTAGGGTCTGTGCAAAAATAACTTCCGGTTTTGGCGGGAGCGCCGCCTGGCCGGATGCAAGGCGCGAGGAGGGAGTATCCCCGTTTTGGGGCTGTGATTGACGAGCAACGCCGCAGCCGGCCAGGCGCCGCCCCGCCCCGGAGGGCTGGGGCGATTTCGCTTTCTGGCTTCGTTTCTCCTCAGTCGCAGAGCCCTGGCTATGCTCCTTCGTCGTGCCTGAAAGCAAAATCACCTCCAGCAAA harbors:
- the lpxK gene encoding tetraacyldisaccharide 4'-kinase: MREQFRAWTENLETFVLEVIFEQRRGKRAAIVRFTLFLLSKLFQVAVKLRHFLYSVRILRDHTLGVQVIAIGNLTVGGTGKTPVVEKFARELQDQGRTVAILSRGYRSKPPPLTKRFIDKLLFREDSTPPRVVSDGKSLLLDSETAGDEPYMLASNLKDVVVLVDKDRVKSGRYAIEKFGCDTLLLDDGFQYWKLKGRRRDIVLIDYQQPFGNEYMLPRGTLREPPSHLFRASTIFITKSDGNAVGLRKRIAQLNPNASIIECVHHPLYFEDVFTGERFGLEFLKNKRVAALSGIAQPESFEQSLVKLGNDLVYTKRFADHHRFSQQEILNVINRGKKRQAEVIVTTQKDAVRFPKLDRRDLPILFMRVEIKILKGAKDFQDCVRQICFR